A stretch of DNA from Paenibacillus sp. FSL W8-0186:
GGCTGCTGCTGGCGCTCTCCACCCTGCTGGCTCTGTTCCCCGTCATGCCCTATAAGGTCGTGGTCGCCGCTGCGGGTTATGTGATGGGCACATGGAGCGGCGGAACCATTATCTTGATCGGCTCTACGCTGGCCGGTGCCATCGTCTATGGGGCGGCAGCGCTGTTCCGGGAGTCCGCAGCTACCTGGCTGGCCCGTTACGACAAATTGGAGCGGCTGACGCAGTTCTCGTCCAGCAGGCCTTTTCGCACCATCGCGATTTGCCGCTTGATCCCGATCCTGCCCCAGACGGCCGTTAACATTTATGCAGGCGCCACAGGGATGTCCTTCATCCACTTTATCCTTGGTTCACTTGTCGGTAAATTGCCTGCCGTCTACGTCTATGCTTACGTGGGCTCAACCCTGGCAGAACGTCCGCTTGCCGCGGGAGTTATAGCCGTGTCCTATTTCGTGGTCCTGCTACTTCTGCTCTGGGTTTGGGGATTT
This window harbors:
- a CDS encoding VTT domain-containing protein, whose translation is MKKWSVAILYAALFLLTYIYRHELAGWIQGSPPVWLLLALSTLLALFPVMPYKVVVAAAGYVMGTWSGGTIILIGSTLAGAIVYGAAALFRESAATWLARYDKLERLTQFSSSRPFRTIAICRLIPILPQTAVNIYAGATGMSFIHFILGSLVGKLPAVYVYAYVGSTLAERPLAAGVIAVSYFVVLLLLLWVWGFRQKKI